Within Candidatus Hydrogenedentota bacterium, the genomic segment TGCGCTGCTGGTCACAGCGCTGGCGGGCGCTGCCGCCGGCGGGCTCTACATGCTTCAGAACAAGGCGCGTAACGGCGTAGCCCTGCCGCTCGACGGTTCCCTGTTGCTCCGGTACAACGGCTATCTGAATTCCGCCGCGATGATCCTCGACAGGCCGCTCCTCGGACACGGCCCGGGGGTCTACGCGCTGACGACTCCCGTATACTGGACGACTTTCGAGCAGCAGTGGTTCGCCCAGGAGCAGTTGATGAACGCGCACGTCCACAACGACTTGCTGGAAGTCGCCGTGGACGCGGGCCTGCCCGCCGCCGGGTTCTACCTTGCGCTGTTGCTGCTGGGGATATGCTACGGCCTGCTGATGGCGTTCACGGCGCCTGATACGGCCAGACGCCGTCTCGGCTTTGCGTTTGCCGCCTTGTTCATGACGTTCCTGGTGGACGGGTTGTTCGGTTTCAATCTGCGTGTGCCCGTGTCGGCATCCGTGCTGTTTGTGTTGCTGGGCAGCCTGGAAGGGCTTTGGGTATCCCCCGATACGCGCGCTGCGCCCCTCCGCAAACCGGGCTTGCCCGGCGTTGCGTGGCGGCTGGGCATGGCGGGCGCCGCGGTGATCATCGCTGTCTGGGGCGCGCGGGTGTTTCTCTCCGAATTCATGCTGCAGCGCGGCCTGAAACATCATCACCTGATGATGAAGGTGTTCAATGCGCCGCCGCAGGAAAAGCGTGACATGGACCCGCAGAAGGCCGCGGCATTTGTCGAGGCGCAGCGGGCCGCTGCAAAGTCGGCCTTCACGTGGGGCGAACGGCTTGCTCCGTGGAACTACCTCTTTGGCGGGCGGATCGGCGAGACGGAGGCCGCGGCGCGCGCGTATGACGATGCGGCGCGGCACTTCGAGCGGGCGCTCGCGCTTAACCCGTATTATGTGCCGACGCTGGCCCGGCTCGCCGGAACCCGGCTTACGCAGGCGGAGGACGCGCTGGGTCCGGAAGGGGCGGCTCCGGCGGGGGACGTGACGGGTTTGCTGGATGAGGCGCTGCATTACGCTGATCGCATCGGCGAATTGTGCCCCGTTTTCGCCCTTGCGGAAGAATTGAAGGGGCGCATCGCCTGCTTGCGGGCAAAATGCCTGGCGCGGCGCGACCCGCCCGCCGACGGCGTCGAAGTCGAAGAGCAATGGAAACAGGGCGAGGCCCATCTGGAGCGCGCCATTCAATTGGGCGCGAGAAACCATATCGAACTATACCGGCTCCTGGCGCAAGTGCGCGAGACGCTGGCCGACCCCGAGGGCGCCGAGGAAGCGTTCGTGCGGGCTGTCCAGTCTAATCCGGACGATGCGGACTTGTGGGAGATGTTCTTCAGTTTCGCCATGCGCGCGGAGGTCTCCGAGCGAATCAAGAATACGCTGAACACGTTGATTGCGCATATTGTCAGCCTGGAGCCGCCGCGCCACGACGCCGTGGCGAACGGCTATATCGCGCTGGCGCGATGTTTCGCGGAGACGAAGGATCTTGCCGGCGCCGATGACGCGATTGCCAGCGCCGCGCGTTACGGGACCGGGCAGGAAGGCGTGTGGCGGGCGTTTGCCCAGTACGCAAACGAGCACGACCGGCTATTCCTGTATGAGCGCTGTCTGCGGGACGCCGTGCAGCAGGCCGCCGCGAACGGCGCGCCGGCCGAGCCCGCGCTCGCCATCGCCCATCTGCTGTTGGCGGAGATGTACGAAGGCAAGACTCCCCCGGCGGACGCCGCCGCGATCGAGGCCGCCTATCAGCAGGCCGTGCGGTTCGCGGCGGACCGCGCCGATGTCTGGGC encodes:
- a CDS encoding O-antigen ligase family protein; translation: MEAEKQTQGAYRWFRISIAAYLFVLVLALTPWTPDPAGDVKRLLLAVFSASLATAWLAASWRMGVPVRRPRIVLEVLLGMLVCYGAATFRSPYPGFSITELAFFGGLFLLYFVASQVYTKEQEVLGLMKTLCAAMVLAALYAFLQKSGLDPFPWTGREQDIYTNLPSTFGNPNYAAHTLVLALIMAVLLARHTADRRVWAVAALFALYLYFTGQRGGIIGLGAAAVLLLMAGGASRLFSGAIKRVVVALLVTALAGAAAGGLYMLQNKARNGVALPLDGSLLLRYNGYLNSAAMILDRPLLGHGPGVYALTTPVYWTTFEQQWFAQEQLMNAHVHNDLLEVAVDAGLPAAGFYLALLLLGICYGLLMAFTAPDTARRRLGFAFAALFMTFLVDGLFGFNLRVPVSASVLFVLLGSLEGLWVSPDTRAAPLRKPGLPGVAWRLGMAGAAVIIAVWGARVFLSEFMLQRGLKHHHLMMKVFNAPPQEKRDMDPQKAAAFVEAQRAAAKSAFTWGERLAPWNYLFGGRIGETEAAARAYDDAARHFERALALNPYYVPTLARLAGTRLTQAEDALGPEGAAPAGDVTGLLDEALHYADRIGELCPVFALAEELKGRIACLRAKCLARRDPPADGVEVEEQWKQGEAHLERAIQLGARNHIELYRLLAQVRETLADPEGAEEAFVRAVQSNPDDADLWEMFFSFAMRAEVSERIKNTLNTLIAHIVSLEPPRHDAVANGYIALARCFAETKDLAGADDAIASAARYGTGQEGVWRAFAQYANEHDRLFLYERCLRDAVQQAAANGAPAEPALAIAHLLLAEMYEGKTPPADAAAIEAAYQQAVRFAADRADVWANYANFARRNDRMETFKETLKTTCNATRGGSVTPPAFVHAVSNVIEQGPAALELSTSVLLRQFREYPSGNVRLVTVHLSWAAQLLFEAAVNAQGSEPTLCRTWLNLAIVLAGMEQYTAAESLYPRAMQCLEGENTAIAGIQWADTLQRMGRTPEALNLLRDLLARFPDMPELRHAHAQTLVRNQQIPEALQEYDALLDVQYLPPNVKEQLEAERNALVQPQP